Genomic DNA from Streptomyces sp. AM 2-1-1:
GTCGGCTGCTTCGAGCTGCACGACGAGGGGATCACCGGTCTCGCCGATCCGTCCGGCCTCTTCCTGACCCGGCGCGACGAGCCGGTGCCCGGCACCTGTCTGACCGTCACCCTGGAGGGCAAGCGGCCGCTGGTCGCCGAGGTGCAGGCGCTCACGGTCGACTCGCAGATCCCGTCGCCCCGCCGTACCACCTCCGGTCTGGAGACCTCGCGGGTCTCCATGATGCTGGCGGTGCTGGAGCAGCGGGGCCGGATCAGCGCGCTGGGCAAGCGGGACATCTACAGCGCGACGGTCGGCGGGGTGAAGCTCACCGAGCCCGCCGCGGACCTGGCCATCGCGCTCGCGCTGGCGAGTGCGGCGAGCGACACCCCGCTCCCGAAGAACCTGGTCGCCATCGGTGAGGTGGGTCTCGCCGGGGAGGTGCGGCGGGTCACCGGCGTGCAGCGCAGACTGGCCGAAGCGCACCGTCTGGGGTTCACGCACGCCTTGGTTCCGCGCGATCCGGGGAAGGTCCCGGCCGGTATGAAGGTCACGGAAGTCGCCGACATGGGCGATGCTCTCAGGGTGCTGCCGCGCCGGTCTCGTTCGGAGGCACCACGGGAGGACGGCGCGCGCCGGTAGACTTTGCCCTGGTCTCGCCCGCTCGCACGCGCGGCACGAGCGCCGCAAGGGCACCGCAAACCTGTGACCGGAGGAGTGCAGTGGCAGCCAACGACCGGGCATCATCGCCCGGAAAGTCCGGCCAAGGCACCGGTAACGAAGCGCTCATGCGCGCTTCGCTGAGCGCGGTCGCGCCCGGAACGGCCCTGCGCGACGGACTGGAACGCATCCTGCGGGGGAACACCGGCGGGCTGATCGTGCTCGGCATGGACAAGACCGTCGAGTCGATGTGCACCGGTGGCTTCGTGATGAACGTCGAGTTCGCCGCGACGCGTCTGCGCGAGCTCTGCAAGCTCGACGGGGCGCTCATCCTGGACAAGGACATCACCAAGATCCTCCGGGCGGGTGTGCAGCTCGTCCCGGACGCCGCGATCCCCACCGAGGAGACCGGCACCCGCCACCGCACCGCGGACCGCGTCTCCAAGTCCTGTGGTTTCCCGGTGGTCTCCGTCTCCCAGTCGATGCGTCTGATCGCGCTCTACGTCGACGGTGAGCGGCGGGTCCTGGAGGAGTCGTCCGCGATCCTCTCCCGCGCCAACCAGGCCCTCGCCACGCTGGAGCGGTACAAGCTCCGCCTCGACGAGGTCGCCGGCACGCTCTCCGCGCTGGAGATCGAGGACCTGGTGACGGTCCGGGACGTGACGGCGGTCGCGCAGCGGCTGGAGATGGTGCGCCGGATCGCGACGGAGATCGCGGAGTACGTGGTCGAGCTCGGCACCGACGGACGTCTGCTGTCGCTCCAGTTGGACGAGCTGATCGCGGGGGTGGAGCCGGAGCGCGAGCTGGTGGTCCGCGACTACGTCCCCGAGCCGACCCCGAAGCGGTCGCGCACGGTCGCGGAGGCGCTGACCGAGCTGGACGCCCTGAGCCACTCCGAGCTGCTCGAACTCGCCGTGGTGGCACGCTCGCTGGGGTACAGCGGTTCGCCCGAGACGCTGGACTCCGCGGTCTCGCCGCGGGGTTTCCGGCTGCTGGCGAAGGTCCCGAGGCTCCCCGGCGCGATCATGGAGCGGCTGGTGGAGCACTTCGGCGGCCTGCAGAAGCTGCTCGCGGCGAGCGTGGACGATCTCCAGGCCGTGGACGGCGTCGGGGAGGCGCGGGCGCGGAGCGTCCGGGAGGGCCTCTCCCGGCTGGCCGAGTCGTCGATCCTGGAGCGGTACGTCTGACCGTTCGCGGTCGGACGTACGGGGCCGGAGCGAGGATCCGGACCCCGGGGACGCGGGTCCGCCGGGGACGCGGGTCCGCCGGGGACGCGGGTCCGCGGCGGACCGGGACCCGTCCCGGCTCCTGCGGGACTCAGTCCTTGGCGAGGACGAAGGAGGCGCGCTGGAGCGGCTCGCCCGGGGCCTTCGCTTCCAGGAGGTACGTACCCGGGGCGGCTTTTCCGGCCGGCGGGGTCGCGCAGTTCGGGGCGCTCTTGGCCCGGTTCCAGTCGACCGTGCGGATCACCGTCGCCCCCGCCGGGACCTTGAAGAAGAGGCTGCCCGAAGCGGTCGGGCAGTCCTTCGAGGACCAGACCGGGTCGTCGTCGCCGGCGCTGGCGTCGGTGACCGTGAGCACAGCGGTCCGGGGCCCGAGATCGGCCTTGCAGTCACCGTTCGAGGTGTTCTTGGCGATCAGCTCGAACTTCGGGGTCTCCTCGGGGCCGTACGTCACCTTGCTCCGCACGCTCAACTGGAGCGCGGCGGGACGGCAGTCGGGGAGCGCGGAGCCGGCCGGCACCTGTTGGCCC
This window encodes:
- the disA gene encoding DNA integrity scanning diadenylate cyclase DisA: MAANDRASSPGKSGQGTGNEALMRASLSAVAPGTALRDGLERILRGNTGGLIVLGMDKTVESMCTGGFVMNVEFAATRLRELCKLDGALILDKDITKILRAGVQLVPDAAIPTEETGTRHRTADRVSKSCGFPVVSVSQSMRLIALYVDGERRVLEESSAILSRANQALATLERYKLRLDEVAGTLSALEIEDLVTVRDVTAVAQRLEMVRRIATEIAEYVVELGTDGRLLSLQLDELIAGVEPERELVVRDYVPEPTPKRSRTVAEALTELDALSHSELLELAVVARSLGYSGSPETLDSAVSPRGFRLLAKVPRLPGAIMERLVEHFGGLQKLLAASVDDLQAVDGVGEARARSVREGLSRLAESSILERYV